A window of Coturnix japonica isolate 7356 chromosome 2, Coturnix japonica 2.1, whole genome shotgun sequence contains these coding sequences:
- the LOC107310111 gene encoding ras-related protein Rab-10-like isoform X2 → MAVPGQGDEGRSALLMKIVMAGESCVGKTSIVRRYTEPNAAAAFSSSSYLATIGIDFKVKCVTLNDKTVKLQIWDTAGQERFHTLSTSYFRGAQGFVLVYDITNLDSFQSVTSWMKDIHEKAGDEVDIVLLGNKCDKESERVVPKHKGEKLAWEHGIPFFETSAKDNVNIEDAFSVLTKEILEKVFSEYTEYCYEAAKS, encoded by the exons ATGGCGGTGCCGGGACAGGGCGATGAGGGGAGGTCGGCGCTGCTGATGAAAATCGTGATGGCCGGGGAGTCCTGCGTGGGGAAAACCTCCATCGTGCGGAGGTACACGGAGCCCAATGCGGCTGCcgccttctcctcctcctcctacCTGGCCACGATCG gCATTGATTTTAAAGTGAAGTGTGTAACGCTTAATGATAAAACAGTGAAACTTCAAATATG GGATACTGCTGGCCAGGAACGATTCCATACGCTCAGTACAAGCTATTTTCGTGGAGCACAAGGCTTTGTTCTTGTATATGACATCACAAATCTGGACAGCTTTCAAAGTGTAACAAGCTGGATGAAAGACATACATGAG AAAGCAGGTGATGAAGTGGACATAGTACTGCTGGGCAACAAGTGTGATAAGGAGTCAGAACGTGTAGTTCCAAAacataaaggagaaaag cttGCTTGGGAACACGGGATACCCTTTTTTGAAACCAGTGCCAAAGATAACGTGAACATTGAGGATGCGTTTTCAGTTTTGACTAAGGAAATACTGGAAAAG